AATACTTTTTACAACTACATAAAGACATTGTAACAAGTAGAGGCTTCATGTCAAAATAATAAATTACTAAAATGAGACGGTGATACCTGAAGTAGTTCCAAGCATCTTCTTTAGTGAATGTGCTTTTAGGCCCAAAGGTAATATAAATCTGGTCACTGCCGTTCCCAGCAGGAGACATCACCAATTTAAAACCATCATCCAAGTACTTAGGGGCCTCTTCCAACGGGACAATATAACATTGTCCCTGTCTAAAGTTGAAACAGCACCAGTCATAATCAGAAAACTTAGTGAGATTGTGCTGCTTTATACTCAAGATAGAGACATAATGCAACCTAGCTAGGATCTGAGAAACAAGCAGAGATGCATAGGatcaggaagaaaaaaaaaagacctcTCAATCACTCTGGTGGTGCAAAGCTTCGTGAGCAGACAAGTGAAGCTGTGATCATTCTGCTGGCCCTTCGTGCATGAATCTCCAAACTTGAGAGGCTTTCCATACCTCTTAATGTAGATATTCGCCAGAGACTCAACTGGGACTTTTGGTGGTCGCAGTGAAAGCAGGAGCTCACTGATCTCCTTCTCCAACATGGGCAATGACTCAGGAGTCTGAACTTGCCTCATGCTATTCGTCTTAGGGGAATCGGACCCATGGGAGAACAGACAGTTCTCACCTTTCTTACATGAACCCGTGGAGAAGAGAAAATGACAAGGCTTGATCTGCTCCTTGGAGCTACTCGGATATCCAGTGACTTGACAAGCATTTCCATAATTACTTGGTAAGCCATCACCTGGAATGCAAAAAGACTGGAAATGTTCCCCCAAGCCAATGAATCCTGGAAATGGGCTCTGACAAGCTCCCGTTGGACCGGATGGATTCTGAGCCTGAATTCCATGAGAACTGCCGCTAGGATGGTACTGATGCTGCTGCAATGGTCCAACCTGATTGATGGGATGAACTGGATCTTGAATTCCATGATAACTGCCGCTTGGGTGAAACTGAGGCTGCCAATGGATGTATGGTATATAAGCCCCTTCACAAGGTGGCTGTGGTGGGGGTAACATCGGGAATAGATACTTCGCCTCAACGATCAGGCGCTGTATTTGGTCATCCGAGGCAAGTAGATACTGCCTTATCTCCACAGGTGTTTTGCTCGAGATCATGTAGGAAACAATCCCGTCTGCGTTAAATGGATGAAGTCGCCGGATCCTATTCCGCAACGACCTGACACATTCGTCTATGTTCATCTCTTGCTCCCTACACCACAGAGAACAAGATTGCTTGAATTCAGTGCAAGGCATGATTTAGCGAAGCAAATGCAGGATATTCTTAGTTCCTAAAAAAGGCGTCCGGCCgcttcaacaaaaaaaaagacatcCTCAAAACAGTTGCAAGAAGTAAACCCTGGCAGCCACGTGAAAAGAAAAGCTTGCATCATCCCTGCTTCCACCAACAAAAGAACACTAGGATTTGTCCCCATTTCAGGCTTCCTATTTcctaattccaaaattaaagaAAATAGCAGATTTGCCCTTCAGTAGCAGTATTAGCAACTCTAACCGACACCAAACCCCCCAAAATCGAACGGACACAAGGCCAAGAAATGTTTGTTCTTTCCGAGTTTCTGATAATCCGTATCCAGAATCTAACACCTTCGGTCCTTCCGACTTCTCCAAGGGCCCCGCAAGAACACCACAAGCACAATCGAGATCGAACAAAAAGGCAATTATTTGTAATCGCACACAGACCTCAATCGACTTCCTTGGGGACGCACTGCACCACGCGACACCATCGCGCGAAGCGCCGCGGAAGGGGGTAGAAAGGACAGGAATGGCGGAAGAAGGGGCTGCAGGGTGCGGGCGCGAACACAAAATTCCGTATGCCGCGCAGGCAAGCCCCGCCGCGGAAATTCGTGCCCGCGGGTGGCTATTTGCCCGAGGTTGGAAGCGGGGAGGTGGCAAGGCGCAACTGCGCAAGGCTTTCCCAAACTCTTCCGAGACAGGGTTTTATGGTACTGTTCGGCTGGCTGACTGGCCTGCAACCAACCGGCTGGGATGACGGGAGCTGGTGTTGGCTGGTTATTCCAGCTCAGTCGGTTTTCCTCAGCTGAACAGGCTATATGTTGTCACGCCTCAGAAGTCAGAAGCTGTTAGCGACCTGTGATAGTTTTGGCTCGAGATCAGATATCTTACACTTATTAGAGATATGACGTTGTTAAGAGAACAAAAAAAAGTGGTTGGATATTATTATTTTCTTCTCCCAAAAACAAACATGAAAATATGGGATCAAATTCAGTA
This portion of the Panicum virgatum strain AP13 chromosome 2N, P.virgatum_v5, whole genome shotgun sequence genome encodes:
- the LOC120662903 gene encoding putative zinc finger CCCH domain-containing protein 51 gives rise to the protein MRQVQTPESLPMLEKEISELLLSLRPPKVPVESLANIYIKRYGKPLKFGDSCTKGQQNDHSFTCLLTKLCTTRVIERQGQCYIVPLEEAPKYLDDGFKLVMSPAGNGSDQIYITFGPKSTFTKEDAWNYFSQYGPVNDVRIPLRKKRMFGYVIFLYPGTAKRVLSERSPRNPHFICGDQVFVKAWKEKHELEKLAEKDAHSNSGANNASGLSSVIHEHQTGEDDSTAESSPVQSHLDEAPAARDR